One genomic window of Malaciobacter molluscorum LMG 25693 includes the following:
- a CDS encoding TerB family tellurite resistance protein — translation MKFLFLLIVGFILFLISKNYKTEKFVNINLKMKEEFDGDLMQHEAGLLVALMAKVAKADGQVSELEAQLIKHTLGDISRHFKNEEEIREKLKEIYNKEKSSFDNTIEVCKNLYNLTSNNYEKRVKIMEYLLNLAFIDGDFSNTELMITEDISNALKIKRVDFERLVNAFEMFYKKQKENESLSLDKAYEVLEASKEDDNNTIKKKYRSLVKRHHPDIIAGQGASQNIIDEATTKLQEINQAYELIKKSRGI, via the coding sequence ATGAAGTTTTTATTTTTACTTATTGTAGGCTTTATTTTATTTTTAATATCAAAAAATTATAAGACAGAAAAATTTGTAAATATAAATTTAAAAATGAAAGAAGAATTTGATGGTGACTTAATGCAACATGAAGCTGGACTATTAGTTGCTTTGATGGCAAAAGTAGCTAAAGCAGATGGTCAAGTAAGTGAACTTGAGGCTCAACTAATAAAACATACTTTAGGTGATATTTCAAGACACTTTAAAAATGAAGAAGAAATTAGAGAAAAATTAAAAGAAATATATAATAAAGAGAAATCAAGTTTTGATAATACTATTGAAGTATGTAAAAATTTATACAATTTAACAAGTAATAATTATGAAAAAAGAGTTAAAATAATGGAGTATTTATTAAATCTTGCGTTTATCGATGGAGATTTTTCAAATACTGAATTAATGATAACTGAGGACATCTCAAATGCACTGAAAATTAAAAGAGTCGATTTTGAAAGATTAGTAAATGCTTTTGAAATGTTTTACAAGAAACAAAAAGAAAATGAATCTTTATCTTTAGATAAAGCATATGAAGTATTAGAAGCTTCAAAAGAAGATGATAATAATACTATCAAGAAAAAGTATAGAAGTTTAGTTAAAAGACATCATCCTGATATTATTGCAGGGCAAGGAGCTAGTCAAAATATTATAGATGAAGCGACAACAAAGTTACAAGAGATAAATCAAGCATATGAACTAATAAAAAAATCTAGAGGGATTTAG
- the tatC gene encoding twin-arginine translocase subunit TatC, which translates to MLDDLKPHIADLRKRLINSVIALVIGFFVCFFFYEPILEWMMVPVEAVLPPNSQMVAVEVQETFFTALKVAFFSGFILTLPIIFWQVWLFLAPGLYDHEKKLVFPFVFFGTLMFLIGGAFAYYVVIPYGFEFLINFGSAVVTVLPSIGKYVGFFTKLLFGFGVAFELPVITFFLAKIGLVTDRMLKDYFKYAVVIIFIVASLLTPPDVLTQFLMAGPLIILYIVSIYIAKVFNPETDLDEDDDEDEEDDEDEDNEKK; encoded by the coding sequence ATGCTTGATGATTTAAAACCTCATATTGCTGATCTAAGAAAAAGACTAATTAATTCAGTAATTGCTTTAGTTATTGGTTTTTTTGTATGTTTTTTCTTTTATGAACCTATTTTAGAATGGATGATGGTTCCAGTTGAAGCAGTATTACCTCCAAATTCCCAAATGGTTGCAGTTGAAGTTCAAGAAACATTTTTCACAGCACTTAAAGTTGCATTTTTTTCTGGATTTATATTAACGCTACCAATTATTTTTTGGCAAGTTTGGCTATTTTTAGCTCCAGGATTATATGATCATGAAAAAAAATTAGTTTTTCCTTTTGTATTTTTTGGAACATTAATGTTTTTAATTGGTGGTGCATTTGCTTATTATGTTGTAATTCCATATGGTTTTGAATTTCTAATAAATTTTGGTTCAGCTGTTGTAACAGTTTTACCAAGTATTGGTAAATATGTTGGATTTTTCACAAAACTACTATTTGGATTTGGAGTTGCATTTGAATTGCCAGTTATTACATTTTTCTTAGCAAAAATTGGTCTTGTAACAGATAGAATGTTAAAGGATTATTTTAAATATGCTGTAGTAATTATATTTATTGTTGCTTCACTTTTAACTCCTCCTGATGTATTAACTCAATTTTTAATGGCAGGACCACTAATCATACTTTATATTGTTTCAATATATATTGCAAAAGTATTTAATCCCGAAACAGACTTAGATGAAGATGATGACGAAGACGAAGAAGACGATGAAGATGAGGATAATGAAAAAAAATAA
- a CDS encoding NAD+ synthase, with protein sequence MINWNDIEQQLLKFLRDEVEKTGLKRVTVGLSGGLDSAIVAILCKQAFGDHMSCVLMPSQFSSKSSIDDAKKLCEKFDISYEIVDISPMINAYIDNMNDDKLRIGNYSARVRMSVLYDISSRDSSIIVGTSNKSELLLGYGTIFGDIACAINPIGQMYKSDEYAFGQYLGVIDEILTKKPSADLWEGQTDEDELGYTYKQMDDVLKLMVDEKKSKEELLDLGYEEKLIDMLNYKIKANEFKGKLPVIAKIQWS encoded by the coding sequence TTGATTAACTGGAACGATATAGAACAACAATTATTAAAGTTTTTAAGAGACGAAGTTGAAAAGACTGGTTTAAAAAGAGTAACTGTAGGTCTATCGGGTGGGTTGGATTCAGCAATTGTTGCAATCCTTTGTAAACAAGCTTTTGGAGATCACATGAGTTGCGTACTTATGCCTTCTCAGTTTTCTAGCAAGAGTAGTATTGATGATGCAAAAAAATTATGTGAAAAATTTGATATATCTTATGAAATTGTAGATATATCACCTATGATTAATGCATATATAGATAATATGAACGATGATAAATTAAGAATTGGTAACTATTCAGCAAGAGTTAGAATGTCAGTTTTATATGATATATCTTCAAGAGATTCATCTATTATAGTTGGAACATCAAATAAAAGTGAACTTTTATTAGGTTATGGAACAATTTTTGGAGATATTGCATGCGCAATTAATCCAATAGGACAAATGTATAAAAGTGATGAATATGCTTTTGGTCAATATTTAGGTGTAATTGATGAAATTTTAACTAAAAAACCAAGTGCAGATTTATGGGAAGGTCAAACTGATGAAGACGAACTTGGATATACTTATAAGCAAATGGATGATGTTTTAAAATTAATGGTTGATGAAAAAAAATCAAAAGAAGAACTATTAGATTTAGGTTATGAAGAGAAGTTAATTGACATGCTGAATTATAAAATAAAAGCTAATGAATTTAAAGGTAAGTTACCTGTAATAGCAAAAATACAATGGAGTTAA
- a CDS encoding sodium-dependent transporter: MNHFSRIGFILAAAGSAVGLGNIWKFPYITGEYGGGAFVLVYLLAIVFIGLSVFLAEAVIGQNAQADIATAFIKTSKSKNKNWKFAGFMIIAGLIILSFYSVVLGWILNYIFTSFGNLPTTPEVAGKAFNDLLGKNITGQIIFHTIIAGTVIFIVLKGIKAGIEKINLILMPLLAIILIGLLIYALTLDSFSQAISFMFSPNWAKIDSDALLAALGQAFFTLSLGVGTILTYSASLPRKVNFVKSSIMVAIVDTAIAIIAGLIIFSFLFEAGAKSTDGPGLVFISLPVIFSGWGMLGHFISVSFFIALVFAGITSAVSMIEPALKFFTDRFGMTRLKATIICGTFFYVFGIIALLSMTGEYKAILTVFGKNAFDWMDFITSSFMMPLAAILTCVFLGYFVDKELLKRIFTTHVSETFFNIWYNLIKFLVPIAITILLLNKLGILDYLQKNI; encoded by the coding sequence TTGAATCATTTTTCAAGAATAGGTTTTATTTTAGCAGCTGCTGGTTCAGCTGTCGGTTTAGGTAATATATGGAAATTTCCATATATTACAGGAGAATATGGTGGGGGAGCTTTCGTTTTAGTATATCTTTTAGCTATTGTTTTTATTGGTTTATCTGTATTCTTAGCAGAAGCAGTAATAGGACAAAATGCTCAAGCTGATATTGCAACTGCATTTATTAAAACATCAAAGTCTAAAAATAAGAATTGGAAGTTTGCAGGATTTATGATCATTGCAGGATTAATAATTCTTTCATTTTATTCAGTTGTTTTAGGTTGGATTTTAAACTATATATTTACATCTTTTGGAAATTTACCAACAACACCTGAAGTTGCAGGAAAAGCATTTAATGATTTACTTGGGAAAAATATAACAGGACAAATCATTTTTCATACGATAATTGCAGGAACTGTTATATTTATTGTTTTAAAGGGAATAAAAGCAGGTATAGAAAAAATAAATCTAATTTTAATGCCATTGTTAGCAATTATTTTAATTGGTCTATTAATTTATGCATTAACTTTAGATAGTTTTTCTCAAGCAATTTCTTTTATGTTTTCTCCCAATTGGGCTAAAATAGATAGTGATGCATTGCTTGCAGCATTGGGGCAAGCTTTCTTTACACTATCTTTAGGTGTTGGTACAATTTTAACTTATTCAGCTTCGTTGCCAAGAAAAGTTAATTTTGTTAAATCTTCTATAATGGTAGCAATTGTTGATACTGCAATTGCTATTATTGCAGGATTAATAATATTCTCTTTTCTTTTTGAAGCAGGAGCAAAAAGTACAGATGGTCCAGGACTTGTATTCATATCTTTACCTGTAATATTTTCTGGTTGGGGAATGCTAGGTCATTTTATTTCAGTTTCTTTTTTTATAGCACTTGTATTTGCAGGAATTACATCAGCTGTATCAATGATAGAACCAGCACTTAAGTTTTTTACAGATAGATTTGGTATGACAAGATTAAAAGCGACTATTATTTGTGGTACTTTTTTCTATGTATTTGGTATTATTGCCCTACTTTCAATGACAGGAGAATACAAAGCTATATTAACAGTATTTGGGAAAAATGCATTTGATTGGATGGATTTTATTACTTCATCATTTATGATGCCACTTGCAGCAATATTAACTTGTGTATTTTTAGGTTATTTTGTTGATAAAGAATTATTAAAAAGAATTTTTACAACACATGTATCAGAAACATTTTTTAATATTTGGTATAACCTAATTAAATTTTTAGTACCAATTGCAATCACTATTTTATTATTAAATAAATTAGGTATTTTAGATTATTTACAAAAAAATATATAA
- a CDS encoding (2Fe-2S)-binding protein, translating to MAKKFTHSFEVCNCHKVTLGEIVYAIEQRGATTLEDLGKITDAGTACKCCRDSSYDIGEEKMQLYLTQILDKLKK from the coding sequence ATGGCAAAAAAATTTACACATTCTTTTGAAGTATGTAATTGTCATAAAGTTACTTTAGGTGAAATTGTTTATGCTATAGAACAAAGAGGTGCTACGACATTAGAAGATTTAGGAAAAATAACTGATGCAGGCACTGCTTGTAAATGTTGTAGAGATTCAAGTTATGATATAGGTGAAGAGAAAATGCAGTTATATCTGACTCAAATATTGGATAAATTAAAGAAATAA
- the queA gene encoding tRNA preQ1(34) S-adenosylmethionine ribosyltransferase-isomerase QueA, which translates to MKKNKLDPLKTSSYDYNLPKELIATQPVSPADKARLLVYDRKNDKITHTTFKKLLDFIPNDVSIFLNDTKVIKARIFGTKQSGGKIELLMNKPLFMNRFLVMIRGKVKIGTILNFEENLSAKVLEINEDGTRVVKFFENNKELEFLELVEILNKIGHLPLPPYMNREDKEEDNKNYQTLFAKNYGAVAAPTASLHFTPELLKKLEDKFNIEYLTLHVGAGTFKPVDVEDILNHPMHSEYFEISAKAKKELDNAKKVLAVGTTVTRTVEYYARTNKIQGECDLFLNPSNTPIKVDHLLTNFHLPKSTLIMLIASFVGLEKTLEIYEEAIKEKYRFYSYGDGMLII; encoded by the coding sequence ATGAAAAAAAATAAATTAGATCCATTGAAAACTTCAAGCTATGATTATAATCTACCCAAAGAACTTATAGCAACACAACCAGTAAGTCCAGCAGATAAAGCTAGACTTTTGGTTTATGATAGAAAAAATGATAAAATTACACATACAACTTTTAAAAAACTTCTTGATTTTATTCCAAATGATGTTTCTATCTTTTTAAATGATACAAAAGTAATAAAAGCAAGAATTTTTGGAACTAAACAATCTGGTGGAAAAATAGAATTACTTATGAATAAACCACTTTTTATGAATAGATTTTTAGTAATGATAAGAGGAAAAGTAAAAATTGGTACTATTTTAAATTTTGAAGAAAATTTAAGTGCAAAAGTATTAGAGATAAATGAAGATGGAACAAGAGTTGTAAAGTTTTTTGAAAATAATAAAGAGTTAGAGTTTTTAGAATTAGTTGAAATTCTGAACAAAATAGGACATCTTCCTTTACCTCCATATATGAATAGAGAAGATAAAGAAGAAGATAATAAAAATTATCAAACTCTATTTGCTAAAAATTATGGAGCAGTTGCAGCACCAACGGCTTCATTGCATTTTACACCAGAATTACTAAAGAAACTTGAAGATAAATTTAATATAGAATATTTAACTTTGCATGTGGGAGCAGGAACTTTTAAGCCTGTTGATGTAGAAGATATTTTAAATCATCCAATGCATAGTGAATATTTTGAGATTTCTGCAAAAGCAAAAAAAGAACTTGATAACGCAAAAAAAGTTCTTGCAGTGGGAACGACAGTTACAAGAACAGTAGAATATTATGCAAGAACAAATAAAATTCAAGGAGAGTGTGATTTATTTTTAAATCCATCTAATACTCCTATAAAAGTTGATCATTTACTAACAAATTTTCATTTGCCTAAATCAACTTTAATTATGTTAATTGCCTCATTTGTAGGATTAGAGAAAACATTAGAAATATATGAAGAAGCTATAAAAGAAAAATATAGATTTTACTCTTATGGTGATGGAATGCTAATAATTTAA
- a CDS encoding glutathionylspermidine synthase family protein — translation MNLRKLKPLTNEYLDSIGFVWHTDEDQTSYIANEVIEITEEEANAYYEAANELYDMFCEAGDYVIENNLFHELNIPFNLVDIIKQSWEDDVHWHLYSRFDLAGGIDGKPIKLIEFNADTPTSLFETAIIQWALLKANNLNESGQFNNLYEALKDNFKRIITLDSDVEKFEQYYKELGWKILFSSISGSSEDENTTRLLQHIATEAGFNTDFEYIDKVEFSDDGIFANDKSFEFWFKLIPWEDIAIDESELALLLTEMIENKKAIIFNPAYTLMFQSKGFMKILWDLYPEHPLLLETSFEPLEGKKQVEKRCFGREGANTKIINADNSIDVETDGEYEGHKAIYQEYVDFPQDEQGNYYQAGVFYAYEACALGFRRGGKILNNMSKFVGHIIK, via the coding sequence ATGAACTTAAGAAAATTAAAACCTTTAACAAATGAATATTTAGACTCAATAGGTTTTGTATGGCATACAGATGAAGATCAAACTTCATATATTGCTAATGAAGTAATTGAAATAACTGAAGAGGAAGCTAATGCATATTATGAAGCCGCAAATGAACTTTATGATATGTTTTGTGAAGCAGGTGATTATGTGATTGAAAATAATCTCTTTCATGAATTAAATATACCTTTTAATTTAGTTGATATTATAAAACAATCATGGGAAGATGATGTTCATTGGCACCTTTATTCAAGATTTGACTTAGCTGGTGGAATTGATGGTAAACCTATTAAATTAATAGAATTTAATGCTGATACTCCAACTTCTTTATTTGAAACAGCTATTATTCAATGGGCTTTATTAAAAGCAAATAATCTAAATGAATCTGGCCAATTTAATAATTTATACGAAGCATTAAAAGATAATTTTAAAAGAATTATTACACTAGATAGTGATGTTGAAAAATTTGAGCAATATTATAAAGAATTAGGTTGGAAAATACTTTTTTCTTCTATAAGTGGCTCTAGTGAAGATGAAAATACAACTAGACTTTTACAACATATTGCAACAGAAGCTGGTTTTAATACAGATTTTGAATATATTGATAAAGTTGAATTTAGTGATGATGGCATTTTTGCAAATGACAAAAGTTTTGAATTTTGGTTCAAACTTATTCCTTGGGAAGATATAGCAATTGATGAAAGTGAACTTGCACTACTTTTAACAGAAATGATAGAAAATAAAAAAGCGATTATTTTCAATCCAGCTTATACACTAATGTTCCAATCAAAAGGATTTATGAAAATTCTTTGGGATTTATATCCAGAACATCCTCTATTATTAGAAACATCTTTTGAGCCTTTAGAAGGTAAAAAACAAGTAGAAAAAAGATGTTTTGGTAGAGAAGGTGCGAACACTAAAATCATAAATGCAGATAATTCTATTGATGTTGAAACTGATGGTGAATATGAAGGACATAAAGCAATTTATCAAGAGTATGTAGATTTTCCACAAGATGAACAAGGAAACTATTATCAAGCAGGTGTATTTTATGCATATGAAGCTTGTGCTCTAGGTTTTAGAAGAGGTGGTAAAATACTAAATAATATGTCAAAATTTGTAGGACATATAATCAAATAA
- a CDS encoding 3'-5' exonuclease — translation MPKYVLFDTETTGNQEEDKIIQFGAMIVEQNGSLTCYDELCYTQEPIKLEAMEVHNITPNMIEGKPKATETEFYKKLIELNNEENYLIAHNINFDLGMIQKEGFENKYQLIDTLRCAKHLFPQMPYHRLQYLRYALELYKVEEQEAKKNDIIIKAHDAIGDVLVMKLFLSKLVKECRNQYSDYNPMEKLAELTKTPVFINTFKFGKYKGKEVIEVAKEDAGYLNWMRSNLDLDEDLKYTLDKVLSSL, via the coding sequence ATGCCAAAATACGTACTATTTGACACAGAAACAACAGGAAATCAAGAAGAAGATAAGATTATTCAATTTGGAGCAATGATAGTTGAACAAAATGGAAGTTTAACTTGTTATGATGAATTGTGTTATACTCAAGAACCAATAAAACTTGAAGCTATGGAAGTTCATAACATAACTCCAAATATGATAGAAGGTAAACCTAAGGCTACTGAAACAGAGTTTTATAAAAAACTTATCGAATTAAACAATGAAGAGAACTATTTAATTGCACATAATATAAATTTTGACTTAGGTATGATTCAAAAAGAAGGTTTTGAAAATAAATATCAATTAATCGATACATTAAGATGTGCGAAACATCTTTTTCCTCAAATGCCTTATCATAGATTACAGTATTTAAGATATGCATTAGAATTATACAAAGTTGAAGAACAAGAAGCCAAAAAGAATGATATTATTATCAAAGCACATGATGCTATTGGTGATGTTTTAGTAATGAAACTATTTTTATCAAAATTAGTTAAAGAGTGTAGAAATCAATATTCAGATTATAATCCAATGGAAAAACTTGCAGAACTTACAAAAACACCTGTATTTATCAATACTTTTAAATTTGGTAAATATAAAGGCAAAGAAGTTATAGAAGTTGCAAAAGAAGATGCTGGTTACTTAAATTGGATGCGTTCAAATCTTGATTTGGATGAGGACTTAAAATATACTTTAGATAAAGTTTTATCTTCTTTATAA
- a CDS encoding DegT/DnrJ/EryC1/StrS family aminotransferase codes for MKEISFYSSSVNEEELKQIKTVLESNSKKEGFKVLELEENMAKFVGAKHAIATCNSTSAIHLALSSIKLKRGDKILMSVNSFVNIPEVVRHFDAEPIFIDINTEDMNIDLNKFEKALEENKSKKLRGAIISFIAGQTPDLDRLYDICEKYKIILIEDATAALGVTYKDETVGSLRADMTIFSTNPSNGKHALSRSGLIVTNNEEIANRARLLRTHAITTTYDDFGNLDYIYDVVDIGHKYDMSELDAAFSLAQLQKTNKFIKRRREIAKIYTDRLSGVKHVSVPKAKDEHVFNHFIIKISRNRDAFARALKERGISTGLHYIPLHLLSYYKNKYSIKITEFPAALTSYQQILSIPMYPALTDDDVNYICDNIIEVASEWI; via the coding sequence ATGAAAGAAATCTCATTTTATAGCTCTTCTGTTAATGAAGAAGAGTTAAAACAAATAAAAACAGTATTAGAATCAAATTCAAAAAAAGAGGGCTTCAAGGTATTAGAACTTGAAGAAAACATGGCAAAATTTGTAGGAGCAAAACATGCAATTGCAACTTGTAATTCTACTTCTGCAATACACTTAGCACTAAGTTCTATAAAATTAAAAAGAGGTGACAAGATTTTAATGTCAGTAAACTCTTTTGTTAATATTCCAGAAGTAGTAAGACATTTTGATGCAGAACCTATTTTTATTGATATTAATACTGAAGATATGAATATTGATTTAAATAAGTTTGAAAAAGCACTTGAAGAGAACAAATCAAAAAAATTAAGAGGTGCAATTATCTCATTTATTGCTGGCCAAACACCAGATTTAGATAGATTATATGATATTTGTGAAAAATATAAAATTATTTTAATTGAAGATGCAACTGCTGCACTTGGAGTTACTTATAAAGATGAGACGGTAGGAAGTTTAAGAGCAGATATGACAATCTTCTCAACAAACCCATCAAATGGTAAACATGCATTAAGTAGATCAGGTCTTATTGTGACAAATAATGAAGAAATAGCAAATAGAGCTAGATTACTTCGAACACATGCTATTACAACTACATATGATGATTTTGGAAACTTAGATTATATTTATGATGTTGTTGATATTGGTCATAAATATGATATGAGTGAATTAGATGCAGCATTTTCTTTAGCACAACTTCAAAAAACAAATAAATTTATTAAAAGAAGAAGAGAAATTGCAAAAATATATACAGATAGATTATCAGGTGTAAAACATGTTTCTGTTCCTAAAGCAAAAGATGAACATGTATTTAATCACTTTATAATTAAAATTTCTAGAAATAGAGATGCTTTTGCAAGAGCATTAAAAGAAAGAGGTATTTCAACAGGGTTACATTATATCCCATTACATTTATTGAGTTATTATAAAAATAAATATTCAATTAAAATTACTGAATTCCCAGCAGCTTTAACTTCTTATCAACAAATTTTATCGATACCTATGTATCCTGCATTAACAGATGATGATGTAAATTATATTTGTGATAATATAATTGAAGTTGCTTCTGAGTGGATATAG
- a CDS encoding UPF0323 family lipoprotein, whose product MKKRNHIKKISDYAIVGGLGALLVTGLVGCQDKNNNQQTEDSAFTNASKKQNAFVVIEELPNKAGYKIVDEFPANKTTIVLRKPDGSERILTQEEIDKLVKQEAAKIDAGTSPLTNPEMSNGSMGLGGVLLSSIAGAMIGSWIGNKLFNNQNYQNQRRTQYKSPQTYTRSQDSFKKSASSTNRTSSTKKSGFFGSKSSSSTSRSFFGG is encoded by the coding sequence TTGAAGAAAAGAAATCATATAAAAAAAATATCAGATTACGCAATCGTTGGTGGACTTGGAGCACTTTTAGTTACAGGTTTAGTTGGTTGTCAAGATAAAAATAATAATCAACAAACAGAAGATTCAGCTTTTACAAATGCTTCTAAAAAACAAAATGCTTTTGTTGTTATAGAAGAATTACCTAATAAAGCTGGATATAAAATTGTAGATGAATTTCCAGCAAATAAAACTACAATTGTACTTAGAAAACCTGATGGAAGTGAAAGAATCCTAACACAAGAAGAGATTGATAAACTTGTAAAGCAAGAAGCTGCAAAAATTGATGCAGGTACTTCACCACTTACAAATCCAGAAATGTCAAATGGTTCAATGGGTCTTGGAGGGGTATTATTATCTTCAATCGCAGGAGCGATGATTGGTTCATGGATAGGAAATAAACTATTTAATAATCAAAATTATCAAAACCAAAGAAGAACTCAATATAAATCACCTCAAACATATACAAGATCTCAAGATTCATTTAAAAAAAGTGCTAGCTCTACAAATAGAACTAGTTCAACTAAAAAAAGTGGATTTTTTGGAAGCAAGTCTTCATCGTCAACTTCTAGAAGTTTTTTTGGTGGATAA
- a CDS encoding tetraacyldisaccharide 4'-kinase, producing the protein MRQRIFLWIEDYLFYPNTFQRIISFFLLPFSLIYLIIILLRRGFSRPISFNVPVISIGNLIVGGSGKTPLTIALAKNYENVCVILRGYGRQSKGLFIISRNGKILEDIKTSGDEAMLLAKTLSRATIIVSENRVDAIKKAQELGCKIVFLDDGFSKYNINKFDILIRPKDEPTNIFCLPSGGYREPKMFYTFAQIQLQEGKGFKRFVSYSLNEKRVNVLPHKLLLLTAISKPKRLLDYLPKNVKMEAFEDHHIFTKDDIDKIKNEYAEYAIITTRKDFVKLQQFDLEDIYLMDLELEIDYEKVDFKPLDDYINSYKG; encoded by the coding sequence TTGAGACAAAGAATTTTTTTATGGATAGAAGATTATCTCTTCTATCCAAATACCTTCCAAAGAATAATTTCATTTTTTCTTCTACCTTTTTCTCTTATTTATTTAATAATAATTCTATTAAGAAGAGGCTTCTCAAGACCAATTAGTTTTAATGTACCTGTAATTAGTATAGGGAATCTTATAGTTGGTGGAAGTGGAAAAACTCCTTTGACAATAGCTTTAGCAAAGAATTATGAAAATGTTTGTGTTATTTTAAGAGGATATGGTAGACAATCAAAAGGTTTATTTATTATTTCAAGAAATGGAAAAATTTTAGAAGATATTAAAACTAGTGGTGATGAGGCCATGCTTTTAGCAAAAACTTTGTCAAGAGCAACTATTATAGTTAGTGAAAATAGAGTAGATGCTATAAAAAAAGCTCAAGAACTAGGTTGTAAAATTGTATTTTTAGATGATGGATTTTCTAAATATAACATAAATAAGTTTGATATTTTAATTAGACCAAAAGATGAACCTACTAATATATTTTGTTTACCAAGTGGTGGATATAGAGAACCTAAAATGTTTTATACCTTTGCTCAAATACAACTTCAAGAAGGTAAAGGTTTTAAAAGATTTGTTTCATATAGTTTAAATGAAAAGAGAGTAAATGTTTTACCTCATAAATTATTATTATTAACTGCAATTTCAAAACCAAAAAGATTATTAGATTATTTACCTAAAAATGTAAAAATGGAAGCTTTTGAAGATCATCATATTTTTACAAAAGATGATATAGATAAAATAAAAAACGAGTATGCTGAATATGCAATTATTACAACACGAAAAGATTTTGTAAAACTACAACAATTCGATTTAGAAGATATATATTTAATGGATTTAGAATTAGAAATTGATTATGAAAAAGTAGATTTTAAACCATTAGATGATTATATAAATAGTTATAAAGGTTAA
- the tatB gene encoding Sec-independent protein translocase protein TatB — MFGMGFFEILLVAVIAIIALGPEKLPKAMVEVAKFMKKFKSGLDDAKSTIDNELNISEMREEANKFKAQIEDAKSSVNNNMNLGLNDIMNDDNDNSKKEDTKEVPLKKEKSKKKKKKVEQEEIKEEKTDAADKFKVNFEEADKKENK, encoded by the coding sequence ATGTTTGGAATGGGCTTTTTTGAAATATTACTAGTTGCAGTAATTGCTATTATTGCACTTGGACCTGAAAAACTACCAAAAGCTATGGTTGAAGTAGCAAAATTTATGAAAAAATTCAAATCTGGTTTAGATGATGCAAAATCAACAATAGATAATGAATTAAATATATCTGAGATGAGAGAAGAAGCAAATAAATTTAAAGCTCAAATTGAAGATGCAAAGTCATCTGTAAATAATAATATGAATTTAGGACTTAATGATATTATGAATGATGACAATGATAATTCTAAAAAAGAAGATACTAAAGAAGTACCTTTGAAAAAAGAAAAATCAAAAAAGAAAAAGAAAAAAGTTGAACAAGAAGAGATAAAAGAAGAAAAAACTGATGCTGCTGATAAATTTAAAGTAAATTTTGAAGAAGCTGATAAAAAGGAAAATAAGTAA